DNA sequence from the Streptomyces sp. MST-110588 genome:
CATCGGCACCCTGGCCGGGGTCGCGGTCGGCGGCACGGTGACGGCCCTGACGCATCCGCACCCCTACGTCTGCGCCGCGCTGGCCGTCTGCTGCGTCCTGCTGATGTACCTGCTGCTGCGTACGGGCGTCTCGGTGACCTCCGCCGTCGTGGCCGCGTACGTCGTCTTCCTGCTCGGCATCGCCGGCGCCGGCTGGGAACAGACCGTCCAGGAACGCGTGGTCCTGACCCTCCTCGGCGGGCTGCTCGCCATGCTCTCCTACGCCCTCTTCCCCGCCTGGGAGACGCCCCGGCTGCGCGAGCGCCTGGCCCAGTGGCTGGAGGCCAACGGCCGCTACGCCCTTGCCGTCTTCGACGCCTGCGCCAGGCCCGCCGACCGCCGCCCCCGCCAGGTCCGCGAAGCGCTGCTGGACGCCCGCGCGGCCCGCGCCGCCTGGGAGGAGAGCGAGTCGCGCGCCGAGAAGGAACCGGTACGGCACCGCGGGCTCTCTTTGCGTGCCGCCGCGGCGGCTCAGTCCGCGCTGTCCGCCATGGGGCGGGTGACGATGCTCCTGGAGGCCCATCTGCCCGAACGGGACGCGGCGCCCTCTCCGGGGGCCGAGGTGTTCGTGGCCGAGCTGCGCCGCTCGCTGGAGGATGCCGCCCAGGCCGTACGGGAACGGCGCGACCTGGACTGGAGCGCGCTGCGTGCCGCGTGGGAGACGTGGCGGGGGTGGCGCGAGGGCTTCGATGAGCTTGGTGGGGTCGGGAGCTCTGGGGACTCCGGTGGTTCTGGCGAGACCGGTGGTCCTGTCGGGTCCGGTGGTTCTGGCGGGAGTAGTGCTTCTGACGGGAGCAGTGGCTCCGACGGTGTCGCGCTGCGGGCCGCGGACCTCCTCATCGACGCACTGGAGGACCTGGCCGAGGCGCTGTCCCGCGGTCCGGGAGGCCGCAACCGCGCGACACGTACGGGGAGCGACGGCGCGGGGCGGCGCGGTGGCGGGGGGAGCGGCGGCGGAGGCGGCAGTGGTCCCGATGGCGATCCCGGGGATAATGGTCACGACGGCCAGGGCGCGTCACGTACCGAGCGCTGAGCCCGGGCCCGCGGGCGCGGGCCGCCGACCGGACGGGTCCGCCCAGCGTCAGGTCTCGGCCCGCCACGTCTCGGCCCCGACGGGCGGGTGGGCGGCGAGTCGGCTGACGGGCCGGCCGACGACCCGGCCGGACTCGGCGGAACCGTTTGGCCCCGCCTGTAGTCTTGGTAATTGCCCCCAATTGACGCCCTTGGCAAGCCATTGGTGCCGTCTGGGCCGCGATGTCCGAGGGTCCTTCCCCGGGAGGACCTGTCGTCCAGTCGAGAGAGAGCAAGCGAACTCCCCATGGCGTCCAGCACTTCGTCCGGAACGTACGACATAGGCATCGACCTCGGCACCGCCAACACCCTGGTGTACGCACGCGGCAAGGGCGTCGTGCTCAACGAGCCGTCGGTCGTCGCCGTCGATGCGACGGGCGCGGTGATCGCGGTCGGCGCGGAGGCCAAACGGACCATCGGCCGTACGCCTTCCGGCATCACCGCGATGCGTCCCCTCAGGGAGGGCGTCATCGCCGACTTCGACGCCGCCGAGCAGATGCTGCGCGCCCTGATGAAGAAGGCCCTGCCCACCCGCCGCTTCTCCAGGCCGCGCGTCGTCATATGTGTGCCTTCCGGGATCACCGGCGTCGAACGGCGCGCGGTCATCGACTCCGCCAGGGGAGCCGGCGCCCGCGAAGTGCACTTGATCGAGGAACCGATGGCGGCGGCGATCGGCGCCGGACTGCCGGTCGCCGAGCCGGTCGGCTGCATGGTGGTGGACATCGGCGGCGGTACGACCGAGGTCGCCGTCATCTCCATGGGCGGCATCGTCACCGCACAGTCCGTACGGGTCGCGGGCGACGCGCTGGACGCCGCGATCGGCTCGTACGTGAAGAAGAAGCACTCCATGGCCATCGGGGAGCGCACCGCCGAGGAAATCAAGATCGCGATCGGCTCCGCGGCCTGGACCCCGGTCGGCGTCGACGAGGAGGGCGAACCCGACCGCCCCTCCTCCTTCACCGTACGGGGGCGTGACCACGTCAGCGGACTGCCGCGGGTCCAGGAGATCACCGAGGAGGAGATCCGCCAGGCGCTGGCCGAACCGGTGGACGCGATCGTGCAGGCCGTCCACCGCACCCTGGACGAGTGCCCGCCCGAGCTGTCCGGCGACATCATCGAACAGGGCATAGCGCTCACCGGTGGCGGCGCGCTGCTGCGCGGCCTCGGCCAGCGGCTGCGGCAGGAGATGGGCGTGCCGGTGGTGGTCGCGGACGAGCCGCTGGACTGCGTGGTCAACGGGACGGGCAAGTGCGTGGAGGAGTTCGCCACACTTCGGGGGCTGTTGGCCGGCGCCAAGGAACAGCCGCGCAGGACCGTACAGAGGGTCTGACGAGCCCCGGCGCCGGCGCCGACACCGCGCCCGGCGCCGGTTCCTGCCCACCCTTCCGGACCCTGCCGGACCCTTCCGGCCTCGGTTCCTGCCCCACTCCGTCCGGCCCCGGCTCCGTTTCCGCCCGTTCGCGATGCTCCGTAACAGGACCTGCGCCTTCTACGAACGCAGCCGTCGGCCTCGGTCACCTGACCTGCGGGTCCGCAAGGAGGACGACACTTCAACAGATCCACGCCGTCGAGCACGAACTCGATCGCGGGGGATCCCCGCACTCCTGCCATCCGTACGCGATCCCCTTACGCGATCTCCTTACGCGGA
Encoded proteins:
- a CDS encoding rod shape-determining protein, giving the protein MASSTSSGTYDIGIDLGTANTLVYARGKGVVLNEPSVVAVDATGAVIAVGAEAKRTIGRTPSGITAMRPLREGVIADFDAAEQMLRALMKKALPTRRFSRPRVVICVPSGITGVERRAVIDSARGAGAREVHLIEEPMAAAIGAGLPVAEPVGCMVVDIGGGTTEVAVISMGGIVTAQSVRVAGDALDAAIGSYVKKKHSMAIGERTAEEIKIAIGSAAWTPVGVDEEGEPDRPSSFTVRGRDHVSGLPRVQEITEEEIRQALAEPVDAIVQAVHRTLDECPPELSGDIIEQGIALTGGGALLRGLGQRLRQEMGVPVVVADEPLDCVVNGTGKCVEEFATLRGLLAGAKEQPRRTVQRV